From one Lycium ferocissimum isolate CSIRO_LF1 chromosome 7, AGI_CSIRO_Lferr_CH_V1, whole genome shotgun sequence genomic stretch:
- the LOC132063475 gene encoding probable 3-hydroxyisobutyrate dehydrogenase-like 2, mitochondrial, with amino-acid sequence MTSYPCPINPTQTRIGWIGTGVMGGAMASRLLSANYTVTIYARNPSKIAHLQSQGAHLVNSPTELARKSDVIFTMLGHPSDVRQIVLESLIPFLNPNTVLIDHTSSHPVLAKEIYDAAREKSCWGVDAPVSGGDIGAKEGKLAIFAGGNEDVVKWLNPLFDVLGKATFVGGPGKGQSCKIANQIVVGANLLGLSEGLVFAEKAGLDKGEFVEAVKGGAAGSMVMELFGERMIGRDFRPGGFTEYMVKDLGMGLDVGAEEGDDVVVLPGAALNKQLFSAMVANGDGKLGTQGLITVIERMNGK; translated from the coding sequence ATGACTTCCTACCCGTGTCCCATAAACCCGACCCAAACCCGAATAGGATGGATAGGCACTGGCGTTATGGGTGGCGCTATGGCATCTCGCCTCCTCTCCGCTAACTATACCGTCACTATCTACGCTCGCAACCCTTCTAAAATCGCTCACCTTCAATCCCAAGGTGCCCATCTTGTTAATTCCCCAACTGAACTCGCACGTAAAAGCGACGTTATTTTCACTATGTTGGGACACCCATCAGATGTTCGACAAATTGTCTTAGAGAGTTTAATTCCATTTCTCAACCCCAATACTGTCCTCATTGATCATACAAGCAGCCACCCGGTTCTTGCTAAGGAAATTTACGATGCTGCACGTGAGAAGAGTTGTTGGGGTGTTGATGCTCCCGTGTCGGGTGGAGATATCGGGGCGAAAGAAGGGAAACTGGCGATTTTCGCGGGTGGAAATGAGGATGTGGTGAAGTGGTTAAACCCTTTGTTTGATGTTTTGGGAAAGGCGACTTTTGTGGGTGGACCGGGGAAGGGGCAGAGTTGTAAAATCGCGAATCAGATTGTCGTTGGAGCGAATTTGTTGGGGTTGAGTGAAGGGTTGGTGTTTGCAGAGAAGGCGGGGTTGGATAAGGGGGAATTTGTGGAGGCAGTGAAGGGAGGAGCGGCGGGGTCTATGGTTATGGAGTTGTTTGGGGAGAGGATGATTGGGAGGGATTTTAGGCCCGGTGGGTTTACGGAGTATATGGTGAAGGATTTGGGAATGGGATTAGATGTTGGAGCGGAGGAGGGTGATGATGTCGTGGTGTTGCCTGGTGCTGCGTTGAATAAGCAGCTGTTTTCTGCTATGGTTGCTAATGGAGATGGGAAGCTTGGTACTCAAGGGCTTATTACTGTTATAGAGAGGATGAATGGCAAGTGA
- the LOC132063476 gene encoding chromo domain protein LHP1, with translation MKGGKKKSSGIQAATDTPKPAGAGEAAEHEKRDEYAGSDGEEEQVAGEGEEDEDEEEKTYEESGELQIEEVDVAEAETERPKLAEGFYEIEAVRRKRVRKGQVQYLIKWRGWPETENTWEPVKNLMSCSDVIDAFEESSQSGKQRSTRKRKRKVGATQTQPKKKQQQQQQSSPAAATYNVPAVKVRIIEEPTPSPLPSGLKSTNRVNNIGGVLNSKVDKVVNETDLRLCLSLEETGEQNELNLKLSELKGATSTNENPMDRSGNGLSNGFAKVNGAESNQSDRCTGAKKRKSGSVRRFKQDTTSAVVDDVQDALAGGALATFVQEGSHNHEFVGSDLVCRNKPDDSKDAYTITQLIKPISYSASLSNDVQDVSVTFRAKRSDGKEMMVDNKFLKMNNPLLLINFYEQHLRYNPAL, from the exons atgaaaggagggaaaaagaaaagctcGGGTATTCAGGCAGCTACAGACACCCCTAAACCAGCCGGAGCTGGAGAAGCTGCTGAGCATGAAAAGAGAGATGAATATGCCGGCAGCGACGGCGAGGAAGAACAGGTGGccggagaaggagaagaagatgaagatgaggaAGAAAAGACGTATGAAGAGTCCGGAGAGCTTCAGATAGAAGAAGTTGATGTTGCTGAAGCTGAGACTGAAAGACCTAAACTTGCTGAAGGCTTTTACGAGATTGAAGCTGTTCGGAGAAAGAGAGTACGAAAG GGTCAAGTTCAGTATTTGATTAAATG GCGTGGCTGGCCGGAGACGGAAAATACATGGGAACCTGTGAAGAATCTGATGTCCTGTTCTGATGTTATTGATGCATTTGAAGAGAG CTCGCAGTCGGGGAAACAACGATCAACGCGCAAGCGTAAGCGGAAGGTTGGGGCTACACAGACTCAACCCAAGAAAAAGCAACAGCAACAGCAGCAGTCTTCCCCGGCAGCTGCTACATATAATGTGCCAGCAGTGAAGGTTAGGATAATTGAGGAGCCTACACCCTCACCTCTTCCGAGTGGTTTGAAGTCTACGAATCGTGTGAACAATATTGGTGGCGTATTGAACAGCAAAGTAGACAAAGTGGTGAATGAAACTGATTTGAGATTGTGTCTCTCTTTAGAAGAAACTGGAGAgcaaaatgagttgaatttgaaGCTGAGTGAATTAAAAGGAGCAACATCAACCAATGAGAACCCTATGGATAGATCTGGTAATGGTCTCTCAAATGGATTTGCTAAGGTCAATGGTGCAGAATCCAATCAATCTGATCGCTGCACTGGGGCTAAAAAGAGGAAATCTGGTTCTGTTCGGAGATTTAAACAGGATACTACCTCAGCTGTGGTGGATGATGTCCAAGATGCTTTAGCAGGTGGTGCGTTGGCTACTTTTGTGCAGGAAGGAAGTCACAATCATGAATTTGTGGGCAGCGACTTGGTTTGTAGAAATAAGCCTGACGATTCCAAAGATGCATATACCATTACGCAACTTATCAAGCCTATTAGCTACTCAGCATCTTTATCCAATGATGTGCAGGATGTCTCAGTGACCTTTCGTGCCAAGAG GTCGGATGGAAAGGAAATGATGGTGGATAACAAGTTTCTAAAGATGAATAATCCACTTCTG TTGATAAATTTCTACGAGCAGCATTTGCGATATAATCCTGCTCTATGA